The Euphorbia lathyris chromosome 8, ddEupLath1.1, whole genome shotgun sequence genome has a window encoding:
- the LOC136203864 gene encoding probable polygalacturonase At3g15720: MAGMKVGGGGRMVRDGVAAAATIEKKEREGRETEKEKLMVVYVLVCSEKLRQLWASWFSKIPILSLAKRQMMPHPPKNVLQDSKITQVVEGPNVVDFGAVGDGETDDSNAFQQAWKALCQVKEGTPSLEIPQGKTFLLQPVKFSGPCASTTIIVQVLGKIVAPASRDDWKECPLDGWLSFSDVANLSIVGSGTIDGQGCVWWTNQKLHNFVKAMHFSKCDNLQLSGLTHINSPKNHISISDCNGVSISNPQIQAPKESPNTDGIDISQSTYVNITDSNIGTGDDCVAINGQSYHITITNVNCGPGHGISVGRLGKDGRNDTVEDVQVQYCTFNGTQNGARIKTWQGGLGFAKTISFEHITLIDTQNPILIDQYYCNGGHNCQNGTTAVVVSDVTYRDFHGSTIDNEAIKLECSETIGCNNIIMEDINITSSSSNSQTQAYCQNVHGSSHSVQPIVPCLTSLIS; encoded by the exons ATGGCCGGAATGAAAGTCGGCGGCGGCGGCCGTATGGTTAGAGACGGTGTCGCGGCGGCGGCGACGATAGAGAAGAAGGAAAGAGAAGG TAGAGAGACAGAGAAAGAGAAACTTATGGTGGTATATGTTCTGGTTTGCAGTGAGAAGTTAAGGCAGCTTTGGGCCTCATG GTTTTCCAAGATACCCATTTTATCCCTTGCCAAAAGACAAATGATGCCCCATCCACCAAAAAATGTTCTTCAAGATAGTAAGATTACACAGG TGGTTGAAGGTCCTAATGTTGTTGATTTTGGAGCTGTTGGAGATGGCGAAACTGATGATTCCAAT GCATTTCAACAAGCCTGGAAGGCTTTGTGCCAAGTTAAAGAGGGCACCCCTAGCCTTGAGATACCACAGGGAAAAACATTTCTATTGCAGCCGGTGAAATTTTCGGGTCCTTGTGCCTCCACCACAATTATTGTTCAG GTATTGGGGAAAATAGTTGCACCCGCAAGTAGAGATGATTGGAAAGAATGTCCATTGGATGGCTGGTTGTCTTTCTCAGATGTTGCTAATCTCTCCATCGTCGGATCTGGAACCATCGACGGCCAAGGTTGTGTTTGGTGGACCAATCAAAAACTCCACAATTTTGTAA agGCTATGCATTTCAGCAAATGTGACAATCTTCAACTAAGTGGCCTCACCCACATTAACAGCCCAAAGAATCATATCTCAATTAGTGATTGTAATGGTGTTTCTATCTCCAATCCTCAAATACAAGCACCCAAAGAGAGTCCAAATACTGACGGAATCGACATCTCTCAGTCGACATATGTTAATATTACTGACTCAAACATCGGAACAG GTGATGATTGTGTTGCTATCAATGGCCAATCGTACCATATTACAATCACCAATGTGAATTGCGGTCCGGGCCATGGTATTAG TGTGGGACGTTTAGGAAAAGATGGAAGAAATGATACTGTAGAAGATGTTCAAGTTCAATATTGTACTTTCAATGGAACTCAAAATGGGGCAAGAATCAAGACATGGCAG GGTGGATTAGGGTTTGCAAAAACAATCAGTTTCGAGCATATCACATTAATAGATACCCAAAACCCTATACTTATTGATCAATACTATTGCAATGGGGGACATAATTGCCAAAATGGG ACAACAGCAGTGGTAGTGAGTGATGTTACATACAGAGATTTCCATGGAAGTACAATAGATAATGAAGCAATTAAATTGGAATGCAGTGAGACCATAGGATGTAATAATATCATAATGGAAGACATTAACATAACCTCTTCATCATCTAATTCTCAGACTCAAGCTTATTGCCAAAATGTCCATGGTTCTTCTCATTCTGTTCAACCTATTGTTCCTTGTCTAACTTCACTAATTAGCTAG